From the Anabas testudineus chromosome 23, fAnaTes1.2, whole genome shotgun sequence genome, one window contains:
- the ptpro gene encoding receptor-type tyrosine-protein phosphatase O isoform X2, whose protein sequence is MSTPLLLLAVCVHCFIQRTAAFHVTLNEDGLIVATLEPSDLRENVTTYAAQISGEPRLILVPFVNVSEPLLINASFHGLCYTVGLLVKLGQTWSRPMKTVPVLTKPLPVRRVQLSDYKESPETGVVFEIDAPARNVFSRVNISYTEGQERRSMLYKDFYKGKTVFKHWLPGVCYRNITFQLISEATVYQTALVSQSAVTHTPVHHRTVPYPPLNISRKIIHLSQGADPGKAPSVVRPAGGQDGRQASRRARDVPLMEEQEVEEMQPEEGNNSEETIGPVTQVPFDPPQNLTGAPSVDLNSPQWTEAHTQSYWLDPTEPSPADRDEEFVNAVVSEYEDSNEPGSGMGFSTESFVQPTKLPPILLELRWLPPRPPTSYDGFNIYIYRDGNSTETATVDENTHEFFTVLTEPGTYRVQVTTLSSSGDCEARESAADTGFTFYLSPGGELLEELRERPQAVSVRLLDSSTAAVSWAPSSENHNGSLVSVVSTTCLKPSLSQRMENTYCSEENSTSDLITNLTPGAQYRVAVYHTNGPLISPPSEPVIIDIEPTGVRELTVYPLSPTAVILSWQRPYHVAFRKYVLQTFFFNPVTLASEWTTYYEIAATASVIASVRVTDLLPAWYYNFRVSMVTWGEPPLSCCDSSTASFVTAPEAPHISSVDYSHGVLYVRWTYGELFIDLSHSRMLHWQVVAVGKKGPERSYSVDVTRNVMRASLPLPPGDIYNLTVTACTERSRNTSTPNIIKLEPAPPRSLYAVNATHSSVTLLWTEEGVVDFYQVLCKPSKASKERKAREPQTSNSHVVTVSGLMPLSTYNCSVTSFSYSTPSKPAHITVTTSAKEMNPSVAAISALAVLSILLIGLLVLFLLVLRKKHLQMTRECGAETFVNFASFERDGKLPYNWRRSLFAFLTLLPSCLWTDYLLAFYINPCPVQLDDFEAFFKDMSKDSAYKFSLQFEELKSVGLDLSHDAADLPVNRPKNRYTNILPYDFSRVKLMSMHNDEGSDYINGNYIPGYKHAKEYIATQGPLPETRNDFWKMVLQQKSPIIVMLTQCNERRRVKCDHYWPFTDEPVMYGEISVEMLSETESPEWIIRKFRLGYADETQDVLHLNYTSWPDHGVPTVNAIESILQFVLIVRQQANRTRDPIIVHCSAGVGRTGTFIALDRLMQHIREHEFVDILGMVSEMRSHRLSMVQTEEQYVFIHQCVLLMWQKKKQQSITSDVIYENASKT, encoded by the exons AGAACCGCTGCGTTCCACGTGACCCTGAACGAGGACGGTCTGATTGTGGCGACCCTCGAGCCTTCAGACCTGCGGGAGAACGTCACAACATATGCTGCTCAGATCTCTGGAGAACCGCGACTGATCCTGGTTCCCTTTGTGAACGTCAGCGAGCCTCTGCTGATCAACGCCTCGTTTCATGGCCTCTGCTACACTGTGGGACTTCTAGTTAAACTGGGACAGACCTGGTCCAGACCCATGAAGACCGTACCTGTCCTCACGA AGCCGCTTCCTGTCCGCAGAGTCCAGTTATCAGACTATAAAGAGTCTCCGGAGACGGGTGTGGTGTTTGAAATCGACGCTCCAGCCAGAAACGTCTTCAGCAGAGTCAACATTAGCTACACAGAGGGACAGGAGCGGCGCTCGATGCTCTACAAAG ATTTCTACAAGGGGAAGACGGTGTTCAAACACTGGTTACCTGGGGTGTGTTACCGAAACATCACCTTCCAGCTCATCTCTGAGGCCACCGTGTACCAGACTGCGCTGGTGTCCCAAAGCgccgtcacacacacacctgtgcaccACAGGACAG TGCCCTACCCTCCCCTCAACATCTCACGTAAGATCATCCACCTGAGTCAGGGAGCGGATCCAGGTAAAGCCCCCAGCGTTGTTCGTCCTGCGGGGGGTCAGGATGGTCGGCAAGCTTCCCGTCGAGCCCGCGACGTCCcactgatggaggagcaggaggtggaggagatgcAGCCTGAGGAGGGGAACAACTCTGAGGAGACGATAGGACCCGTCACTCAGGTTCCCTTCGACCCACCGCAGAACCTGACGGGAGCCCCCAGCGTCGACCTGAACAGCCCCCAGTGGACGGAGGCCCACACTCAGAGTTACTGGCTGGATCCCACAGAGCCTTCTCCTGCCGACAGGGACGAGGAGTTCGTCAACGCTGTGGTGTCAGAGTACGAGGACTCCAACGAGCCGGGTTCAGGCATGGGTTTCTCCACCGAGTCCTTCGTCCAGCCCACTAAACTACCCCCCATCCTGCTGGAGCTGCGCTGGCTGCCTCCCAGACCCCCCACCAGCTACGACGGCTTCAACATCTACATCTACAGAGACG GAAACTCCACAGAAACCGCCACAGTGGACGAAAACACCCACGAGTTCTTCACTGTGTTAACTGAGCCGGGAACGTACCGAGTCCAGGTGACCACGCTGAGCTCGTCGGGAGACTGCGAGGCCAGAGAGAGCGCGGCCGACACGGGCTTCACCTTCTACCTGA GTCCGGGGGGTGAACTCCTGGAGGAGCTGCGGGAGCGTCCTCAGGCCGTCAGCGTCCGACTGCTGGACTCCAGCACCGCTGCCGTCTCCTGGGCTCCGTCCTCCGAGAACCACAACGGCAGCCTGGTGTCGGTGGTTTCGACGACCTGCCTGAAACCCAGTCTGAGCCAGAGGATGGAGAACACCTACTGCAGCGAG GAAAACTCGACCAGCGACCTCATCACCAACCTGACCCCTGGGGCCCAGTACAGGGTGGCTGTCTATCACACAAACGGACCCCTGATCAGCCCACCCTCTGAACCCGTTATCATCGATATAG AGCCCACAGGCGTCCGGGAGCTGACCGTCTACCCCCTGAGTCCGACAGCAGTGATCCTGAGCTGGCAGCGACCGTACCACGTCGCTTTCAGAAAGTACGTGCTGCAGACCTTCTTCTTCAACCCGGTCACGCTGGCCTCAGAGTGGACCACCTACTACGAGATCGCAGCCACCGCCTCAGTCATCGCCTCCGTG AGAGTGACAGACCTGCTGCCGGCGTGGTATTATAATTTCCGTGTTTCCATGGTGACGTGGGGCGAGCCGCCGCTCAGCTGCTGCGACAGCTCGACTGCGAGCTTCGTTACAG CTCCTGAGGCTCCTCACATCTCCTCGGTGGATTATTCTCACGGTGTTCTGTATGTGCGTTGGACGTACGGCGAGCTCTTCATCGACCTGTCACACTCCAGGATGCTGCACTGGCAGGTGGTCGCTGTCGGGAAGAAAGGACCCGAGAGGAGCTACTCTGTGGAC GTGACTCGGAACGTGATGCGGGccagcctccctctgcctccAGGTGACATCTACAACCTGACGGTGACGGCCTGCACCGAGCGCAGCAGGAACACCTCCACGCCAAACATCATCAAACTGG agcCGGCTCCTCCCAGGTCTCTGTACGCCGTGAACGCCACTCACTCGTCTGTGACTCTGCTGTGGACTGAGGAGGGGGTGGTTGACTTCTACCAGGTCCTGTGCAAACCCAGCAAAGCCAGCAAGGAGCGCAAG GCCCGGGAGCCGCAGACGTCCAACTCTCACGTGGTGACAGTTTCTGGTTTGATGCCATTGTCCACCTACAACTGCTCCGTCACCAGCTTCAGCTACAGCACCCCCAGCAAACCTGCACACATCACCGTCACCACCAGCG ccaAAGAGATGAACCCGAGTGTAGCAGCGATCTCGGCTCTGGCCGTCCTCAGCATCCTGCTCATCGGCCTGCTGGTTCTGTTCCTGCTCGTCCTACGAAAGAAACACCTGCAGATGACCAG AGAATGTGGAGCAGAGACGTTCGTCAACTTCGCTTCATTTGAGAGAGACGGGAAACTACCTTACAACTG GCGAAGAAGCCTCTTTGCCTTCCTTACCCTACTGCCATCCTGCCTTTGGACTGACTATCTTTTGGCTTTTTATATTAATCCTTG TCCGGTGCAGCTGGACGACTTCGAGGCTTTCTTCAAAGACATGAGCAAAGACTCTGCCTACAAGTTCTCTCTGCAGTTTGAG GAGCTGAAGAGTGTCGGTCTGGATCTTTCCCACGATGCAGCAGATCTGCCGGTCAACAGGCCGAAGAACAGATACACCAACATCCTCCCCT ACGACTTCAGTCGGGTCAAGTTGATGTCGATGCACAACGACGAAGGATCAGACTACATCAACGGCAACTACATACCT GGTTACAAACATGCTAAAGAGTACATCGCCACTCAGGGCCCGCTGCCTGAGACGAGGAATGACTTCTGGAAGAtggtgctgcagcagaaatCTCCCATCATCGTCATGCTTACTCAGTGCAACGAACGACGCAGG GTCAAGTGTGATCACTACTGGCCGTTCACAGATGAGCCCGTCATGTACGGAGAGATCAGCGTGGAGATGCTCTCAGAAACCGAGTCTCCGGAGTGGATCATCAGGAAGTTCCGACTGGGATAT GCCGACGAGACCCAGGACGTCCTGCATCTGAACTACACCTCTTGGCCAGACCACGGCGTCCCCACAGTCAACGCCATCGAGAGCATCCTGCAGTTCGTCCTGATCGTCCGTCAGCAGGCCAACAGAACCAGAGACCCCATCATAGTCCACTGCAG CGCCGGAGTCGGCCGGACGGGGACCTTCATCGCTCTGGATCGTCTGATGCAGCACATCAGAGAGCACGAGTTCGTCGATATCCTGGGCATGGTGTCCGAGATGCGCTCACACCGTCTCTCCATGGTCCAGACCGAG GAGCAGTATGTGTTCATCCATCAGTGCGTCCTGTTGATgtggcagaagaagaagcagcagtcCATCACCTCTGATGTCATCTACGAAAACGCCAGCAAAACATAA
- the ptpro gene encoding receptor-type tyrosine-protein phosphatase O isoform X3: protein MSTPLLLLAVCVHCFIQRTAAFHVTLNEDGLIVATLEPSDLRENVTTYAAQISGEPRLILVPFVNVSEPLLINASFHGLCYTVGLLVKLGQTWSRPMKTVPVLTKPLPVRRVQLSDYKESPETGVVFEIDAPARNVFSRVNISYTEGQERRSMLYKDFYKGKTVFKHWLPGVCYRNITFQLISEATVYQTALVSQSAVTHTPVHHRTVPYPPLNISRKIIHLSQGADPGKAPSVVRPAGGQDGRQASRRARDVPLMEEQEVEEMQPEEGNNSEETIGPVTQVPFDPPQNLTGAPSVDLNSPQWTEAHTQSYWLDPTEPSPADRDEEFVNAVVSEYEDSNEPGSGMGFSTESFVQPTKLPPILLELRWLPPRPPTSYDGFNIYIYRDGNSTETATVDENTHEFFTVLTEPGTYRVQVTTLSSSGDCEARESAADTGFTFYLSPGGELLEELRERPQAVSVRLLDSSTAAVSWAPSSENHNGSLVSVVSTTCLKPSLSQRMENTYCSEENSTSDLITNLTPGAQYRVAVYHTNGPLISPPSEPVIIDIEPTGVRELTVYPLSPTAVILSWQRPYHVAFRKYVLQTFFFNPVTLASEWTTYYEIAATASVIASVRVTDLLPAWYYNFRVSMVTWGEPPLSCCDSSTASFVTAPEAPHISSVDYSHGVLYVRWTYGELFIDLSHSRMLHWQVVAVGKKGPERSYSVDVTRNVMRASLPLPPGDIYNLTVTACTERSRNTSTPNIIKLEPAPPRSLYAVNATHSSVTLLWTEEGVVDFYQVLCKPSKASKERKAREPQTSNSHVVTVSGLMPLSTYNCSVTSFSYSTPSKPAHITVTTSAKEMNPSVAAISALAVLSILLIGLLVLFLLVLRKKHLQMTRECGAETFVNFASFERDGKLPYNWSKTALKKRKLTSPVQLDDFEAFFKDMSKDSAYKFSLQFEELKSVGLDLSHDAADLPVNRPKNRYTNILPYDFSRVKLMSMHNDEGSDYINGNYIPGYKHAKEYIATQGPLPETRNDFWKMVLQQKSPIIVMLTQCNERRRVKCDHYWPFTDEPVMYGEISVEMLSETESPEWIIRKFRLGYADETQDVLHLNYTSWPDHGVPTVNAIESILQFVLIVRQQANRTRDPIIVHCSAGVGRTGTFIALDRLMQHIREHEFVDILGMVSEMRSHRLSMVQTEEQYVFIHQCVLLMWQKKKQQSITSDVIYENASKT, encoded by the exons AGAACCGCTGCGTTCCACGTGACCCTGAACGAGGACGGTCTGATTGTGGCGACCCTCGAGCCTTCAGACCTGCGGGAGAACGTCACAACATATGCTGCTCAGATCTCTGGAGAACCGCGACTGATCCTGGTTCCCTTTGTGAACGTCAGCGAGCCTCTGCTGATCAACGCCTCGTTTCATGGCCTCTGCTACACTGTGGGACTTCTAGTTAAACTGGGACAGACCTGGTCCAGACCCATGAAGACCGTACCTGTCCTCACGA AGCCGCTTCCTGTCCGCAGAGTCCAGTTATCAGACTATAAAGAGTCTCCGGAGACGGGTGTGGTGTTTGAAATCGACGCTCCAGCCAGAAACGTCTTCAGCAGAGTCAACATTAGCTACACAGAGGGACAGGAGCGGCGCTCGATGCTCTACAAAG ATTTCTACAAGGGGAAGACGGTGTTCAAACACTGGTTACCTGGGGTGTGTTACCGAAACATCACCTTCCAGCTCATCTCTGAGGCCACCGTGTACCAGACTGCGCTGGTGTCCCAAAGCgccgtcacacacacacctgtgcaccACAGGACAG TGCCCTACCCTCCCCTCAACATCTCACGTAAGATCATCCACCTGAGTCAGGGAGCGGATCCAGGTAAAGCCCCCAGCGTTGTTCGTCCTGCGGGGGGTCAGGATGGTCGGCAAGCTTCCCGTCGAGCCCGCGACGTCCcactgatggaggagcaggaggtggaggagatgcAGCCTGAGGAGGGGAACAACTCTGAGGAGACGATAGGACCCGTCACTCAGGTTCCCTTCGACCCACCGCAGAACCTGACGGGAGCCCCCAGCGTCGACCTGAACAGCCCCCAGTGGACGGAGGCCCACACTCAGAGTTACTGGCTGGATCCCACAGAGCCTTCTCCTGCCGACAGGGACGAGGAGTTCGTCAACGCTGTGGTGTCAGAGTACGAGGACTCCAACGAGCCGGGTTCAGGCATGGGTTTCTCCACCGAGTCCTTCGTCCAGCCCACTAAACTACCCCCCATCCTGCTGGAGCTGCGCTGGCTGCCTCCCAGACCCCCCACCAGCTACGACGGCTTCAACATCTACATCTACAGAGACG GAAACTCCACAGAAACCGCCACAGTGGACGAAAACACCCACGAGTTCTTCACTGTGTTAACTGAGCCGGGAACGTACCGAGTCCAGGTGACCACGCTGAGCTCGTCGGGAGACTGCGAGGCCAGAGAGAGCGCGGCCGACACGGGCTTCACCTTCTACCTGA GTCCGGGGGGTGAACTCCTGGAGGAGCTGCGGGAGCGTCCTCAGGCCGTCAGCGTCCGACTGCTGGACTCCAGCACCGCTGCCGTCTCCTGGGCTCCGTCCTCCGAGAACCACAACGGCAGCCTGGTGTCGGTGGTTTCGACGACCTGCCTGAAACCCAGTCTGAGCCAGAGGATGGAGAACACCTACTGCAGCGAG GAAAACTCGACCAGCGACCTCATCACCAACCTGACCCCTGGGGCCCAGTACAGGGTGGCTGTCTATCACACAAACGGACCCCTGATCAGCCCACCCTCTGAACCCGTTATCATCGATATAG AGCCCACAGGCGTCCGGGAGCTGACCGTCTACCCCCTGAGTCCGACAGCAGTGATCCTGAGCTGGCAGCGACCGTACCACGTCGCTTTCAGAAAGTACGTGCTGCAGACCTTCTTCTTCAACCCGGTCACGCTGGCCTCAGAGTGGACCACCTACTACGAGATCGCAGCCACCGCCTCAGTCATCGCCTCCGTG AGAGTGACAGACCTGCTGCCGGCGTGGTATTATAATTTCCGTGTTTCCATGGTGACGTGGGGCGAGCCGCCGCTCAGCTGCTGCGACAGCTCGACTGCGAGCTTCGTTACAG CTCCTGAGGCTCCTCACATCTCCTCGGTGGATTATTCTCACGGTGTTCTGTATGTGCGTTGGACGTACGGCGAGCTCTTCATCGACCTGTCACACTCCAGGATGCTGCACTGGCAGGTGGTCGCTGTCGGGAAGAAAGGACCCGAGAGGAGCTACTCTGTGGAC GTGACTCGGAACGTGATGCGGGccagcctccctctgcctccAGGTGACATCTACAACCTGACGGTGACGGCCTGCACCGAGCGCAGCAGGAACACCTCCACGCCAAACATCATCAAACTGG agcCGGCTCCTCCCAGGTCTCTGTACGCCGTGAACGCCACTCACTCGTCTGTGACTCTGCTGTGGACTGAGGAGGGGGTGGTTGACTTCTACCAGGTCCTGTGCAAACCCAGCAAAGCCAGCAAGGAGCGCAAG GCCCGGGAGCCGCAGACGTCCAACTCTCACGTGGTGACAGTTTCTGGTTTGATGCCATTGTCCACCTACAACTGCTCCGTCACCAGCTTCAGCTACAGCACCCCCAGCAAACCTGCACACATCACCGTCACCACCAGCG ccaAAGAGATGAACCCGAGTGTAGCAGCGATCTCGGCTCTGGCCGTCCTCAGCATCCTGCTCATCGGCCTGCTGGTTCTGTTCCTGCTCGTCCTACGAAAGAAACACCTGCAGATGACCAG AGAATGTGGAGCAGAGACGTTCGTCAACTTCGCTTCATTTGAGAGAGACGGGAAACTACCTTACAACTG GAGCAAGACAGCTTTAAAGAAAAGGAAGCTAACAAG TCCGGTGCAGCTGGACGACTTCGAGGCTTTCTTCAAAGACATGAGCAAAGACTCTGCCTACAAGTTCTCTCTGCAGTTTGAG GAGCTGAAGAGTGTCGGTCTGGATCTTTCCCACGATGCAGCAGATCTGCCGGTCAACAGGCCGAAGAACAGATACACCAACATCCTCCCCT ACGACTTCAGTCGGGTCAAGTTGATGTCGATGCACAACGACGAAGGATCAGACTACATCAACGGCAACTACATACCT GGTTACAAACATGCTAAAGAGTACATCGCCACTCAGGGCCCGCTGCCTGAGACGAGGAATGACTTCTGGAAGAtggtgctgcagcagaaatCTCCCATCATCGTCATGCTTACTCAGTGCAACGAACGACGCAGG GTCAAGTGTGATCACTACTGGCCGTTCACAGATGAGCCCGTCATGTACGGAGAGATCAGCGTGGAGATGCTCTCAGAAACCGAGTCTCCGGAGTGGATCATCAGGAAGTTCCGACTGGGATAT GCCGACGAGACCCAGGACGTCCTGCATCTGAACTACACCTCTTGGCCAGACCACGGCGTCCCCACAGTCAACGCCATCGAGAGCATCCTGCAGTTCGTCCTGATCGTCCGTCAGCAGGCCAACAGAACCAGAGACCCCATCATAGTCCACTGCAG CGCCGGAGTCGGCCGGACGGGGACCTTCATCGCTCTGGATCGTCTGATGCAGCACATCAGAGAGCACGAGTTCGTCGATATCCTGGGCATGGTGTCCGAGATGCGCTCACACCGTCTCTCCATGGTCCAGACCGAG GAGCAGTATGTGTTCATCCATCAGTGCGTCCTGTTGATgtggcagaagaagaagcagcagtcCATCACCTCTGATGTCATCTACGAAAACGCCAGCAAAACATAA
- the ptpro gene encoding receptor-type tyrosine-protein phosphatase O isoform X1 has protein sequence MSTPLLLLAVCVHCFIQRTAAFHVTLNEDGLIVATLEPSDLRENVTTYAAQISGEPRLILVPFVNVSEPLLINASFHGLCYTVGLLVKLGQTWSRPMKTVPVLTKPLPVRRVQLSDYKESPETGVVFEIDAPARNVFSRVNISYTEGQERRSMLYKDFYKGKTVFKHWLPGVCYRNITFQLISEATVYQTALVSQSAVTHTPVHHRTVPYPPLNISRKIIHLSQGADPGKAPSVVRPAGGQDGRQASRRARDVPLMEEQEVEEMQPEEGNNSEETIGPVTQVPFDPPQNLTGAPSVDLNSPQWTEAHTQSYWLDPTEPSPADRDEEFVNAVVSEYEDSNEPGSGMGFSTESFVQPTKLPPILLELRWLPPRPPTSYDGFNIYIYRDGNSTETATVDENTHEFFTVLTEPGTYRVQVTTLSSSGDCEARESAADTGFTFYLSPGGELLEELRERPQAVSVRLLDSSTAAVSWAPSSENHNGSLVSVVSTTCLKPSLSQRMENTYCSEENSTSDLITNLTPGAQYRVAVYHTNGPLISPPSEPVIIDIEPTGVRELTVYPLSPTAVILSWQRPYHVAFRKYVLQTFFFNPVTLASEWTTYYEIAATASVIASVRVTDLLPAWYYNFRVSMVTWGEPPLSCCDSSTASFVTAPEAPHISSVDYSHGVLYVRWTYGELFIDLSHSRMLHWQVVAVGKKGPERSYSVDVTRNVMRASLPLPPGDIYNLTVTACTERSRNTSTPNIIKLEPAPPRSLYAVNATHSSVTLLWTEEGVVDFYQVLCKPSKASKERKAREPQTSNSHVVTVSGLMPLSTYNCSVTSFSYSTPSKPAHITVTTSAKEMNPSVAAISALAVLSILLIGLLVLFLLVLRKKHLQMTRECGAETFVNFASFERDGKLPYNWRRSLFAFLTLLPSCLWTDYLLAFYINPWSKTALKKRKLTSPVQLDDFEAFFKDMSKDSAYKFSLQFEELKSVGLDLSHDAADLPVNRPKNRYTNILPYDFSRVKLMSMHNDEGSDYINGNYIPGYKHAKEYIATQGPLPETRNDFWKMVLQQKSPIIVMLTQCNERRRVKCDHYWPFTDEPVMYGEISVEMLSETESPEWIIRKFRLGYADETQDVLHLNYTSWPDHGVPTVNAIESILQFVLIVRQQANRTRDPIIVHCSAGVGRTGTFIALDRLMQHIREHEFVDILGMVSEMRSHRLSMVQTEEQYVFIHQCVLLMWQKKKQQSITSDVIYENASKT, from the exons AGAACCGCTGCGTTCCACGTGACCCTGAACGAGGACGGTCTGATTGTGGCGACCCTCGAGCCTTCAGACCTGCGGGAGAACGTCACAACATATGCTGCTCAGATCTCTGGAGAACCGCGACTGATCCTGGTTCCCTTTGTGAACGTCAGCGAGCCTCTGCTGATCAACGCCTCGTTTCATGGCCTCTGCTACACTGTGGGACTTCTAGTTAAACTGGGACAGACCTGGTCCAGACCCATGAAGACCGTACCTGTCCTCACGA AGCCGCTTCCTGTCCGCAGAGTCCAGTTATCAGACTATAAAGAGTCTCCGGAGACGGGTGTGGTGTTTGAAATCGACGCTCCAGCCAGAAACGTCTTCAGCAGAGTCAACATTAGCTACACAGAGGGACAGGAGCGGCGCTCGATGCTCTACAAAG ATTTCTACAAGGGGAAGACGGTGTTCAAACACTGGTTACCTGGGGTGTGTTACCGAAACATCACCTTCCAGCTCATCTCTGAGGCCACCGTGTACCAGACTGCGCTGGTGTCCCAAAGCgccgtcacacacacacctgtgcaccACAGGACAG TGCCCTACCCTCCCCTCAACATCTCACGTAAGATCATCCACCTGAGTCAGGGAGCGGATCCAGGTAAAGCCCCCAGCGTTGTTCGTCCTGCGGGGGGTCAGGATGGTCGGCAAGCTTCCCGTCGAGCCCGCGACGTCCcactgatggaggagcaggaggtggaggagatgcAGCCTGAGGAGGGGAACAACTCTGAGGAGACGATAGGACCCGTCACTCAGGTTCCCTTCGACCCACCGCAGAACCTGACGGGAGCCCCCAGCGTCGACCTGAACAGCCCCCAGTGGACGGAGGCCCACACTCAGAGTTACTGGCTGGATCCCACAGAGCCTTCTCCTGCCGACAGGGACGAGGAGTTCGTCAACGCTGTGGTGTCAGAGTACGAGGACTCCAACGAGCCGGGTTCAGGCATGGGTTTCTCCACCGAGTCCTTCGTCCAGCCCACTAAACTACCCCCCATCCTGCTGGAGCTGCGCTGGCTGCCTCCCAGACCCCCCACCAGCTACGACGGCTTCAACATCTACATCTACAGAGACG GAAACTCCACAGAAACCGCCACAGTGGACGAAAACACCCACGAGTTCTTCACTGTGTTAACTGAGCCGGGAACGTACCGAGTCCAGGTGACCACGCTGAGCTCGTCGGGAGACTGCGAGGCCAGAGAGAGCGCGGCCGACACGGGCTTCACCTTCTACCTGA GTCCGGGGGGTGAACTCCTGGAGGAGCTGCGGGAGCGTCCTCAGGCCGTCAGCGTCCGACTGCTGGACTCCAGCACCGCTGCCGTCTCCTGGGCTCCGTCCTCCGAGAACCACAACGGCAGCCTGGTGTCGGTGGTTTCGACGACCTGCCTGAAACCCAGTCTGAGCCAGAGGATGGAGAACACCTACTGCAGCGAG GAAAACTCGACCAGCGACCTCATCACCAACCTGACCCCTGGGGCCCAGTACAGGGTGGCTGTCTATCACACAAACGGACCCCTGATCAGCCCACCCTCTGAACCCGTTATCATCGATATAG AGCCCACAGGCGTCCGGGAGCTGACCGTCTACCCCCTGAGTCCGACAGCAGTGATCCTGAGCTGGCAGCGACCGTACCACGTCGCTTTCAGAAAGTACGTGCTGCAGACCTTCTTCTTCAACCCGGTCACGCTGGCCTCAGAGTGGACCACCTACTACGAGATCGCAGCCACCGCCTCAGTCATCGCCTCCGTG AGAGTGACAGACCTGCTGCCGGCGTGGTATTATAATTTCCGTGTTTCCATGGTGACGTGGGGCGAGCCGCCGCTCAGCTGCTGCGACAGCTCGACTGCGAGCTTCGTTACAG CTCCTGAGGCTCCTCACATCTCCTCGGTGGATTATTCTCACGGTGTTCTGTATGTGCGTTGGACGTACGGCGAGCTCTTCATCGACCTGTCACACTCCAGGATGCTGCACTGGCAGGTGGTCGCTGTCGGGAAGAAAGGACCCGAGAGGAGCTACTCTGTGGAC GTGACTCGGAACGTGATGCGGGccagcctccctctgcctccAGGTGACATCTACAACCTGACGGTGACGGCCTGCACCGAGCGCAGCAGGAACACCTCCACGCCAAACATCATCAAACTGG agcCGGCTCCTCCCAGGTCTCTGTACGCCGTGAACGCCACTCACTCGTCTGTGACTCTGCTGTGGACTGAGGAGGGGGTGGTTGACTTCTACCAGGTCCTGTGCAAACCCAGCAAAGCCAGCAAGGAGCGCAAG GCCCGGGAGCCGCAGACGTCCAACTCTCACGTGGTGACAGTTTCTGGTTTGATGCCATTGTCCACCTACAACTGCTCCGTCACCAGCTTCAGCTACAGCACCCCCAGCAAACCTGCACACATCACCGTCACCACCAGCG ccaAAGAGATGAACCCGAGTGTAGCAGCGATCTCGGCTCTGGCCGTCCTCAGCATCCTGCTCATCGGCCTGCTGGTTCTGTTCCTGCTCGTCCTACGAAAGAAACACCTGCAGATGACCAG AGAATGTGGAGCAGAGACGTTCGTCAACTTCGCTTCATTTGAGAGAGACGGGAAACTACCTTACAACTG GCGAAGAAGCCTCTTTGCCTTCCTTACCCTACTGCCATCCTGCCTTTGGACTGACTATCTTTTGGCTTTTTATATTAATCCTTG GAGCAAGACAGCTTTAAAGAAAAGGAAGCTAACAAG TCCGGTGCAGCTGGACGACTTCGAGGCTTTCTTCAAAGACATGAGCAAAGACTCTGCCTACAAGTTCTCTCTGCAGTTTGAG GAGCTGAAGAGTGTCGGTCTGGATCTTTCCCACGATGCAGCAGATCTGCCGGTCAACAGGCCGAAGAACAGATACACCAACATCCTCCCCT ACGACTTCAGTCGGGTCAAGTTGATGTCGATGCACAACGACGAAGGATCAGACTACATCAACGGCAACTACATACCT GGTTACAAACATGCTAAAGAGTACATCGCCACTCAGGGCCCGCTGCCTGAGACGAGGAATGACTTCTGGAAGAtggtgctgcagcagaaatCTCCCATCATCGTCATGCTTACTCAGTGCAACGAACGACGCAGG GTCAAGTGTGATCACTACTGGCCGTTCACAGATGAGCCCGTCATGTACGGAGAGATCAGCGTGGAGATGCTCTCAGAAACCGAGTCTCCGGAGTGGATCATCAGGAAGTTCCGACTGGGATAT GCCGACGAGACCCAGGACGTCCTGCATCTGAACTACACCTCTTGGCCAGACCACGGCGTCCCCACAGTCAACGCCATCGAGAGCATCCTGCAGTTCGTCCTGATCGTCCGTCAGCAGGCCAACAGAACCAGAGACCCCATCATAGTCCACTGCAG CGCCGGAGTCGGCCGGACGGGGACCTTCATCGCTCTGGATCGTCTGATGCAGCACATCAGAGAGCACGAGTTCGTCGATATCCTGGGCATGGTGTCCGAGATGCGCTCACACCGTCTCTCCATGGTCCAGACCGAG GAGCAGTATGTGTTCATCCATCAGTGCGTCCTGTTGATgtggcagaagaagaagcagcagtcCATCACCTCTGATGTCATCTACGAAAACGCCAGCAAAACATAA